Proteins encoded by one window of Azospirillum brasilense:
- a CDS encoding OmpA family protein, with the protein MTLRGILLGTALAAMLPTAAMAATEGFYVGAGAGVNWTRDADLRFENTPTDASTSFKLGGIGDISAGYATAAGPRAELEFAWRWRNAIDSTDSSNAAVNGLGGKASSLAFMGNVLYDINTGTAFTPYIGVGAGIAQVRLDLGGFDDRDWVFAYQGIAGVSYALSQNLALTLDYRYFATLDPKFDLGGPAGLASSTVKGEYQNHTIMAGLRYTFGAPAAAPAAAPIAPAAPVQAQPQSEYLVFFDWDKANITAASDKIIGDAAASAGQVRAVSIHVIGHTDTSGSPAYNQRLSLRRADAVKNALVGKGVAANQITVEGKGETQLLVNTGANVREPSNRRAQILIRVQ; encoded by the coding sequence ATGACTCTGCGTGGGATTCTGCTCGGAACGGCGCTCGCGGCGATGCTGCCGACCGCCGCCATGGCCGCGACCGAGGGCTTTTACGTCGGCGCCGGCGCCGGCGTGAACTGGACGCGCGACGCCGATCTGCGCTTCGAGAACACCCCGACGGACGCAAGCACCAGCTTCAAGCTGGGCGGCATCGGCGACATTTCCGCCGGCTACGCGACCGCCGCCGGCCCGCGCGCCGAACTGGAGTTCGCGTGGCGCTGGCGCAATGCGATCGACAGCACCGACAGCTCCAACGCGGCGGTGAACGGTCTGGGCGGCAAGGCCAGCTCGCTCGCCTTCATGGGCAACGTGCTGTACGACATCAACACCGGCACCGCCTTCACGCCCTACATCGGCGTCGGCGCCGGTATCGCCCAGGTCCGTCTGGATCTCGGCGGCTTCGACGACCGCGACTGGGTGTTCGCCTACCAGGGCATCGCCGGCGTGTCCTACGCGCTGAGCCAGAACCTGGCGCTGACGCTGGACTACCGTTACTTCGCCACTCTGGACCCGAAGTTCGATCTGGGCGGCCCGGCCGGCCTCGCCAGCTCCACCGTGAAGGGTGAGTACCAGAACCACACCATCATGGCCGGCCTGCGCTACACCTTCGGCGCTCCGGCGGCCGCCCCCGCGGCGGCCCCCATTGCTCCGGCGGCTCCGGTGCAGGCGCAGCCGCAGTCGGAGTATCTGGTGTTCTTCGACTGGGACAAGGCCAACATCACCGCGGCGTCCGACAAGATCATCGGCGACGCCGCTGCGTCGGCCGGTCAGGTGCGGGCGGTCAGCATCCATGTCATCGGCCACACCGACACCTCGGGCTCGCCGGCCTACAACCAGCGGCTCTCGCTGCGCCGCGCCGACGCGGTCAAGAACGCGCTGGTCGGCAAGGGCGTCGCCGCCAACCAGATCACCGTCGAGGGCAAGGGCGAGACCCAGCTCCTGGTGAACACCGGTGCGAACGTCCGCGAGCCGTCGAACCGCCGCGCGCAGATCCTCATCCGCGTGCAGTGA
- a CDS encoding branched-chain amino acid ABC transporter substrate-binding protein — MNYKLSLLVAVAATAMTASVAKADIAVATAGPITGQYATFGEQMKKGIEQAVADINAAGGVLGQKLKLEVGDDACDPKQAVAVANQLAKAGVKFVAGHFCSGSSIPASQVYAEEGVLQISPASTNPKLTEQNLKNVFRVCGRDDQQGQIAGKYLLENYKGKNVAILHDKSAYGKGLADETQKALNAGGQKEKIYEAYTAGEKDYSALVSKLKQEAVDVVYVGGYHTEAGLLARQMKDQGLNAPIVSGDALVTNEYWAITGPAGENTMMTFGPDPREMPEAKEAVEKFRKAGYEPEGYTLYTYAALQIWADAVKQANSTDAAKVAEVLRKGNYSTVIGKIGFDAKGDVTTPAYVWYRWNNGQYAQVK, encoded by the coding sequence ATGAACTACAAGCTTTCCCTCCTCGTTGCGGTTGCGGCGACCGCTATGACCGCCTCGGTGGCGAAGGCCGACATCGCGGTGGCGACCGCCGGCCCGATCACCGGCCAGTACGCCACCTTCGGCGAGCAGATGAAGAAGGGCATCGAGCAGGCGGTCGCCGACATCAACGCCGCCGGCGGTGTCCTGGGCCAGAAGCTGAAGCTGGAAGTGGGCGACGACGCCTGCGATCCGAAGCAGGCCGTCGCCGTGGCGAACCAGCTCGCCAAGGCGGGCGTGAAATTCGTCGCCGGCCACTTCTGCTCGGGCTCCTCGATCCCGGCCTCGCAGGTCTATGCCGAGGAAGGCGTCCTCCAGATCTCTCCGGCCTCGACCAACCCGAAGCTGACCGAGCAGAACCTGAAGAACGTCTTCCGCGTTTGCGGCCGCGACGACCAGCAGGGCCAGATCGCCGGCAAGTATCTGCTGGAGAACTACAAGGGCAAGAACGTCGCCATCCTGCACGACAAGTCGGCCTATGGTAAGGGTCTCGCCGACGAGACGCAGAAGGCGCTGAACGCCGGCGGCCAGAAGGAGAAGATCTACGAGGCCTACACGGCGGGCGAGAAGGACTACTCGGCGCTGGTGTCCAAGCTGAAGCAGGAAGCCGTCGACGTCGTCTATGTCGGTGGCTACCACACCGAGGCCGGCCTGCTGGCCCGCCAGATGAAGGACCAGGGCCTGAACGCCCCGATCGTGTCGGGCGACGCGCTGGTGACCAACGAGTACTGGGCGATCACCGGTCCGGCCGGCGAGAACACCATGATGACGTTCGGTCCGGACCCGCGCGAGATGCCGGAAGCCAAGGAAGCCGTGGAGAAGTTCCGCAAGGCCGGTTATGAGCCGGAGGGCTACACCCTCTACACCTACGCCGCCCTGCAGATCTGGGCCGACGCGGTCAAGCAGGCCAACTCCACCGACGCCGCCAAGGTCGCCGAGGTTCTCCGCAAGGGCAACTACAGCACGGTGATCGGCAAGATCGGCTTCGACGCCAAGGGCGACGTGACCACCCCGGCCTATGTCTGGTACCGCTGGAACAACGGCCAGTACGCCCAGGTCAAGTAA
- a CDS encoding response regulator transcription factor, giving the protein MQVLIADDHSIVRSGLTHLVGELDEQAKVAAATSFGQLSQLLDQGPYDLVIMDLRMPGLGGLDDVEAVVKRVAPVPVVVFSMIDSPDEMRAVLSRGVRAFIPKSTDDVLVVNILRLVMAGGSYVPPVLGMPGLAQAPAATKAQEPSVFDGMTRRQLEVLDLLAQGLSNQEIGERLGLNLSTVKTHVTGVLKALGVGSRTQAVLLVKESGRDRLV; this is encoded by the coding sequence ATGCAGGTATTGATCGCCGACGATCACTCCATCGTTCGCAGTGGCCTGACCCATCTGGTCGGCGAGCTGGACGAACAGGCCAAGGTGGCCGCGGCGACCAGCTTCGGCCAGTTGTCCCAGCTTCTGGATCAGGGACCCTACGACCTCGTCATCATGGATCTGCGCATGCCGGGCCTCGGTGGGCTGGACGATGTGGAGGCGGTGGTGAAGCGGGTGGCGCCGGTGCCGGTCGTCGTCTTCTCGATGATCGACTCGCCGGACGAGATGCGCGCCGTGCTGTCGCGCGGGGTGCGCGCCTTCATCCCGAAATCCACCGACGACGTGCTGGTCGTGAACATCCTGCGGCTGGTCATGGCCGGCGGCTCCTACGTCCCGCCGGTGCTCGGCATGCCGGGACTCGCCCAGGCGCCGGCCGCCACGAAAGCGCAGGAGCCGAGCGTCTTCGACGGCATGACCCGCCGCCAGCTGGAGGTCCTGGACCTGCTGGCCCAGGGCCTGTCCAACCAGGAGATCGGGGAGCGGCTCGGCCTGAACCTGTCCACGGTCAAGACCCATGTCACCGGCGTGCTGAAGGCGCTGGGTGTGGGCAGCCGGACCCAGGCGGTGCTGCTGGTCAAGGAATCAGGCCGCGACCGTCTCGTGTAG
- a CDS encoding DUF6867 family protein, whose amino-acid sequence MDGVLGSSLPVFLGLTVLVFGGCGVLTGQTLAEGWKPLSSAIAYSILLGLGDRFLVWGLFGGQLLSVYGFVVHTLVIGAITLTTYRISMARRMVSQYPWLYERSGPFGWRERVGGTLAQ is encoded by the coding sequence ATGGACGGTGTTCTCGGGTCCTCCCTGCCGGTGTTCCTGGGCCTGACGGTCCTGGTGTTCGGCGGCTGCGGCGTTTTGACCGGCCAGACCCTGGCCGAAGGCTGGAAGCCGCTGTCGAGCGCCATCGCCTACTCCATCCTGCTCGGCTTGGGTGACCGGTTCCTGGTCTGGGGCCTGTTCGGTGGCCAGCTCCTGTCGGTGTATGGATTCGTGGTGCACACCCTGGTGATCGGCGCGATCACCCTGACCACGTACCGCATTTCGATGGCGCGCCGGATGGTGTCCCAGTATCCTTGGCTGTACGAGCGTTCCGGACCCTTCGGCTGGCGCGAACGCGTCGGCGGAACGCTCGCCCAGTGA
- a CDS encoding ABC transporter ATP-binding protein codes for MLKVSGVHTFYGAIEALKGVDIEIGAGEIVSLIGANGAGKSTLLMTICGSPRARMGRITFEGQDITQMPTYELVRLGIAQSPEGRRIFPRMSVLENLQMGSITAKPGSFANELERVLTLFPRLKERISQRAGTMSGGEQQMLAIGRALMSQPRLLLLDEPSLGLAPLVVKQIFQAVKDINREQKMTVFMVEQNAFHALKLAHRGYVMVNGKVTMSGTGAELLANEEVRSAYLEGGH; via the coding sequence ATGCTGAAGGTATCGGGCGTCCACACCTTCTACGGCGCCATCGAGGCGCTGAAGGGGGTCGACATCGAGATCGGGGCCGGCGAGATCGTCTCGCTGATCGGCGCCAACGGCGCCGGCAAGTCCACGCTTCTCATGACCATCTGCGGCAGTCCGCGCGCCCGCATGGGCCGGATCACCTTCGAAGGGCAGGACATCACGCAGATGCCCACCTACGAGCTGGTCCGCCTGGGCATCGCCCAGTCGCCGGAAGGCCGCCGGATCTTCCCGCGCATGAGCGTGCTGGAGAATCTGCAGATGGGCTCCATCACGGCCAAGCCGGGCAGCTTTGCCAACGAGCTGGAGCGGGTCCTGACCCTGTTCCCGCGCCTGAAGGAGCGCATCAGCCAGCGCGCCGGCACCATGTCGGGCGGCGAGCAGCAAATGCTGGCAATTGGCCGCGCGCTGATGAGCCAGCCGCGGCTGCTGCTTCTCGACGAGCCGTCGCTGGGCCTCGCCCCGCTGGTGGTGAAGCAGATCTTCCAGGCGGTGAAGGACATCAACCGCGAACAGAAGATGACCGTGTTCATGGTCGAGCAGAACGCCTTCCACGCGCTGAAGCTCGCCCACCGCGGCTATGTGATGGTCAACGGCAAGGTCACCATGTCGGGGACCGGCGCCGAACTGCTGGCGAACGAGGAAGTTCGCTCGGCCTATCTTGAGGGAGGTCACTGA